Within Spinacia oleracea cultivar Varoflay chromosome 4, BTI_SOV_V1, whole genome shotgun sequence, the genomic segment GACTTCAAGGCGGGCAGGCATGCGAACTGGACTctagaggaagatattgctcaATTCAACGTTGCGTTCCCCGAGGAGTATGTCCCCCTGGTGCTGTTAGCGATGAAGAGgacgttgaggagggtgcaactgcaaccagcccAACGCCGAGGCGATGGCGGCACCAGacgatggcgaacaaggggagaatgcaggtccAACAGACCCTCAGGAgtgggcatcatactgtcaacatagcagagcgtgaggattggccgttggtgcaGCCAATGGCCCTcggatgcttaagtcagtatcaAACGACATGAAATAAGGCGAAGATACGACAAGAAGAGGAAAAGAAAGAGTTTGAAGAAATACTAGACGAGGTCTTGTCGTATGTATATGTTTGTTGTTCCTTCGAGATGTTTGTTCGTACCCGCTTCAAGTTGTGATTTGCAAAACGAGATGATGGCGTCAAGGCAcaccaacggccctccgatgcctaagtcagtaatgataacaaagagaaaatcaaaagtAAAGTAAGAGAAAGACAAAGATAGGGGACTTATATGTGCTTGTTGTCGTCAAAGTTGTGTCCTGTCGTGATTGTACCCGGATCGTCTCGGACCGAGAATGTGTCGTGTTGTCCCCAGTTTGGGGGTGTCGACATGATGTCGGTGGATACCAGTCTTCCTGTACGTTAGAAAAACTAAAAAGAGTGGAATTACAAAGTGTTTAGAAATGATACAACTTCAAGAGTGTTGCGTTCCAGCTCCTTGGGATGGGACTTCTGTCTCTGTCAACCAGCTCGTATGCgccatgacctgttcgtcttaCGATTTGATAGGGCCCTTCCCAAGTTTTGGCTAGTATCCCATGTCGTGGATctttcttgtttggaaagaccttgTGTATAACCCAATCTCCTTGTTGGAAAACTCGAGCTCGTACGTTTTTGTTGTAACCGTTGGCAACTGCTTGTTGGTAGGATGCCATCCTGACTAGTGCTGCTTCCCTGAGTTCGTCGACTATGTCGATGTCGTAGGGCAGGACTGAGTCTTTCATTCCTGGTGTCATGAAACTTCTTCTTGTtgtggggagctcgacttcgggagggatGACCGCCTCACATCCGAAGACCAAAGAGATAGGAGTATGGTTGGTTGCCGTCTTGGGCGTCGTTCTGTCGGCCCAAAGAATCATTGGTAGTTCGTCTGCCCATCTACCCTTTGCGTCGTCGATACGTTTCTTGAGgttattgatgatgattttgttacttgaTTCAACCTGTCCGTTGGCTTGAGGGTACCTTGGTGTTGAAgtgtgcaaggtgatgttgTATCTGCCACAAAATTCTCTtgttttgttgctgatgaactgagAACCGTTGTCACAGACGATCTCGGATGGAATTCCGAAATGACTAAGGACGTTCCGTTTGATGAATGATTTGACTTCGGTATCTTGTACGCGGTTGAACGCCTCTGCTTCGATCCACTTGGAGAAGTAATCggtcattgccaacatgaatACATGTTGTCCTGAAGCTTGTGGCAAGGGGTCTACTATGTCCATTCCccacttcatgaagggccaGGGGGACAAGATGGGGTGAAGTTCTtcacaaggttggtgagagatGGATGCGAACCGTTGGGAAGAGTCACATTTCCCGGCGAAGATGATTGCATCTTTCTTCATAGTCGGCCAGAAGTATCCCATGGTTAGGGTCTTGTGGGCTAAGCTTCGTCCTCCGCCATGAATTCCGCATTCGCCATCATGGATGTTTTTCAGtgtcgactcgatctcgtcGTGGTCTAGGCATCTGAGATATGGTCCTGCACCTGACTTCCTGAACAGTACCCCATGGATTAGGatgaatctggaggctttcataTGGAAAGATTTTTCGTGAGTTACTTCGGGTGGGATGGTATGGTGTTTGAGCCAGTGTATGTAGGGATCGTGCCGTGATGTGGGAGTCTGAGTCGGTGGGGTTTGTTTAgtgatgggtaggttatctttTGTGATGGCTGGGTACATTAggtggactacggggatggaggtgTGCTTGGGTTTGATATTTGAGCCAAGGTTAGCTAAGGCGTCAGCCTCGGTATTTtgatctcttggtatttgttgcagggtgcatgagtcgaacttgCTGACGAGTCTTTTGGCTATCTCTAGGTAGGCCTGCATCTTGGAATCCTTTGCTGCATACGGACCGTTAATTTGACTGataatcaatgatgaatcacaacgtacctcaagtcggcgGATACTCATGTCGAGTGCTAGCTAGTAATAGACCTAAGATCAAGGCTTCGTACTCTGACACGTTGTTGGtggctttgaactcgcaacagacagattgcactatggtgtccccttgtggcgactttagcacaATACCTAGACCTGTCCCCCGTAAGTTAGAGGAGCCGTCAGTGTACAGAGTCCATGTTGATGAGAGTCCATCATCGGTTAGCAAGTTGACTTCCTTGTCGACTTCGTGTTGGATActtgggctgaagtcagccacaaaatctgctagaGCCTGCGATttgatggctgtgcgaggttcaTACGTGATGTCGTAGCAACCTAACTgtattgcccatttggacatctTGCCAGATAACTCaggtttcctcatgattgacatCATGGGATAGTTATTTCGAAATAAGGACGTAATTTAGTAGATGCGACAATTAATGCAAGTACAAGTTTTTCAAGATGTGAGTACCTCAtttcggcgctaagtaaggACTTACTGACGTAGTAAATGGGTAATTGTTTGTCGTCTTCTTCTCGTACTAAAACTGCACTAATGGTCGACTCAGTGACTGCAATATACACCTGTAATTCTTCATTGTCCTTTGGTTTCGATAGCAACGGGGGCTCCGACAAGTACTGTTTAAGTTGTTGCAGCGCAGCTTCGTGTCGGTCGGTCCAGCTGAACTTCTCGTTCTTCCTGAGGATGTCGTAAAATAATTTGCACTTGTCtgacgacctggagatgaagcgaTTGAGAGCAGCCACTCGCCCTGCTAACTTTTGCATGTCTTTCTGACTTCGTGGTGAATGTAGGTTGATAATTGCTTGGACCTGGTTGGGActagcttcgatgcctctttgGGTGACCATGTAGCCTAGGAACTTTCCAGAGGAGACTCCAAACGAGCACTTGGTGGGGTTGAGTTTCATGTTGTATTCTTGTAAGACGTTGGAGGCTTGCTGGAGATGTGAAATGTAATCTGAAGCTTTTTTGGACTTTACCAGCATGTCGTCAATGTAAACCTCCATGGTATCTCCTAACTATTTCCTGAACATCTTGTTGACGAGCCGTTGATAGGTGGCACCGGCGTTCCTTAGGCCGAAAGGCATGACTTTGTAACAGTAGGTTTCTCGCTCCGTGATGAAGACGGTCTTCTCCTGATCGTCTGGGTGCATCAGAATCTGGTTATACCCAGTGAAGGCGTCCATGAAGGTGAGCATCTCGTGCCCGGCAGTGGCATCTACCATGGCGTTGATGTGGGGCAATGGGAAGGAGTCTTTaaggcatgctttgttgatgtagGTGAAGGCTATGCAAACACGCCATTTCCCGTTCTTCTTTCTTACTACTACGACGTTGGCCAACCAATCTGGGTATTTGACTTCCCTGATCTTCCCGGTGTCTAGTAGCTGTTGGACCTCGTCGTTGATGATTTGGTTGCGTTCTGGGGCAAACTTCCGTCGTTTCTGTTTGACGGGTTTGTGATGTGGGTCGACACTGAGCTTGTGAGTGATGACATCAGGACTGATACCTGGTATGTCTTCGTGGGACCATGCGAAACCATCTGCATTGGCTTTGAGAAATGTTATGAGCTCCGACCTGGTGATGTCAGGCACGTCGCATCCAATAAAGACGACTTGCTCTGGCTTAGTAGGATCTAAAATGACTTCGTCGAGCTGTTCAGACTTGGGCTCTTTGTAACCTGTCGGGTCGGGACTAGACTGTAGTTGCTATAATGAGGACTTGTTGGTGGCTGAGGGCTTCGGGGCCGCTTTATAACACTCTTTGGATTCTTGCTGgtctcctttgatttcctagaCCCCCCATCGAGTCGGGAACTTGATAGTTTGGTGGTATGTCGATGGGATGGACTTCATGTCGTGAATCCATGGCCTGCCCAAGATAAtattgtaagatgaagggcagTCAATGACACAaaattttacctgttggttgacCCCTTGGGCGTAGACGGGTAGAGTGACTTCTCCAAAGGTAGTCTTCGCTTCGCCGCTGAATCCTATCAATACTGTGGACTTCTTCACGACATCTGTGTCTGGGTTAAGCCCCATCTCCTTAAGGTCGTCGAGCATCATAACATTGGTGGAGCTGCCGTTATCGATCAGGACTCGTTAGATCATACAGTTTCCAATGGGGATGGATATTACAAGACCGTCATGATGTTTATCGGAGATGTCACCTGCATCGGATTCGTCAAAAGATATGGGGGTTAGGGATTTTGCGGCTACAGCTCAGGTCGGTCTGTCGGTCTCGCTTTCTCGAGCATGcctcttcgctgcagaataagttaaaccacaaaCGTCAGAACCTCTAGCAATAAAAtttacagttttagtatgagggggaggtggaggaggtcgagaaGGAGAATTGGAGTTGTCTTTGTTGATAACGCCACGAGCTTTGTCTGACATAACGTCCTTGAGGTATCCGTTCTTTAGTAAATAAGCCACTTCTCTTCTTAGTGCTACGCACTCATTGGTAGTGTGACCAATGTCGGCATGGAAGTCACACCACTTCGAGGGATCCTTCTTCGAGTCGGGTTTGCTGGATTTCGGCGGCCATTGtactgctttccccatcttcgagaggtggttcattagacctacagtgtcaacacaaaaagaatattcgttaatccTTGGGGGCAGGTCGGGACTGTTTTTCCAATCGGAGTCATCGTCTTCTTCCACCACTGCTACGtgttgaggtcgggaataagggGCAGGACGATCATTGCTTCTCTTGGGGTAAGGTAGTCGCCTGTCCGTCTTGGTGTAGTCTTTGGTTCCTTTCCTAGAGTAGAGAGTTTCTTCTAGCCtgacttgggccattgctttggcttggGCATCTTCAAACGTCTTGTAGGGATATTTTATTATATCTCTCCATAGGTTGGTCTCGCCATACAATCCTTGTTTGAACGCTTCGATTGCAGCTGGGACGTCACACTCTAGTACACtcaccttctccctgatgaaccgAGCTATGTAATCCTTCAGAGGTTCATCCGGGCATTGGACCACACGGTATAGATCGCTTGTCTACTTCTCCAAACCTCTACTGCTAGCAAACTGCTGGTTGAACATATTGTCGAGATGGGCAAAGGAGGTGATGCATCCGTTTGGCAGACTGGTTAACTACTTCAAGGCGGGCCCAATCAGTGTCGACCCGAATCCTTTGCAAAGACTAGCCTCCCTCATGTGCTTGGGAACCGGGATCGTCATCATCCGCTGcttgtaggtcaagatatgCTCCCTGGGGTCGGTTGTTCCATCATACATGGGCATATTAGGTGGGCTAAAGCGCTTCGGGATGTCAATCGCGTCGATGGGGTCAGCATATGGTGAGCCGGCATAGCTATCCAGGCtagcttctttgattggtgttcGTACTCCagggattttgtttatcatggtcATGATCTGTTGGAGTTGGTGGTTGGTATTTTCGCAGATACTATTGAGCACTGGGACGAGGGGGCTGAATGTTTCGGGGAGGCTGGCTTGAAGGTGTTGGTAGTAGGTGTTTTCTGGATACATGTTGTGAGGTTGATGAGGAGTGAACTGAGGCACGACTTGTTGCATGAAGGGAGGTGTCCCTAGGGCCGCGttggtacctgcaacataagggaaaggagttacgaaaccATGACTAACCGGAACAACTGACCTGTTAGGAGTGTTGTATAGGGAACAGTTTCGAGAGGAGTCCGGGCGCATCGGAGTGTGTGGGAACACTGCTTGTGGTGCTTGACTTGCCAAGGGAACCGCCATTATCTGGGGAGGTGCTCCTGGTGCTGAGGTGAATaggttgacaacgggttggaCGACCTGTTTGGAGAAGAGTTGATCCAAGGGAAATTGGGTCGTCGGTGTTGGTCTTTGCGCTGGAGCCGAGACGGGTAGGGGCATCGACATGGTTACCATTGGGGGAGGTAACGGACGAGACACCGGATTGGAGATGGGTGCCGAcaccatggtggatgtcgtcatACCGACTTGAGATGAGGTGACTTGGGCAGCCGTTGTAGCAGCAACGGTCGTCGATGTACCTGCAGAAGATGTTTGAATTCGAGCGGGGCTGACTTGGCAGTGGCTCGAATTCGCGGATCTGCTCGAGGACCGGGCCTCCAGGTTCGCCGAAAGGCACATGGAGGCGTTGGTCAGGGGCGACGTCGAGGTCTAGGCGGCGGCTCGGCCCAGAGGTGTATTGCTGGTATTTGAACATAGACCCGGTGGCAATAGAGACGGGGAGATCTGACTTGGGAGTGCAGGGCTTCATTTTCCctttggaggatgttgatgaGCTGCTCCATGGATTCAAAACGGCGAGTAATGTCGTTGGATGAACTAGCATTTCCGGCGATGGTGTTTGGGTTGAAATTATCGAGCTACTTATGATTGTCATCCCCATgatgggcgccaaattgttttgggcaaattctacttagagCCGAACTTGCCTTtaggatggtgctaacaatcgattgaaCAAAGATAATTTAGTGTAACGAGAGTAAGTCGTAAAAGCATTAAATGAGAGTGTTATTATTCGTAAGAATTTCGTATATGTAAACTGATTTAGCTAAGACATTTTATAGGCTTTACATGATAACATCTAACgtttaaatattaaatacaCATAATTGGACTTTAGTAGGTAATTAGGGCTGTTTTAATCGGTT encodes:
- the LOC130471595 gene encoding uncharacterized protein, with product MGKAVQWPPKSSKPDSKKDPSKWCDFHADIGHTTNECVALRREVAYLLKNGYLKDVMSDKARGVINKDNSNSPSRPPPPPPHTKTVNFIARGSDVCGLTYSAAKSSTNVMMLDDLKEMGLNPDTDVVKKSTVLIGFSGEAKTTFGEVTLPVYAQGVNQQSSPDPTGYKEPKSEQLDEVILDPTKPEQVVFIGCDVPDITRSELITFLKANADGFAWSHEDIPGISPDVITHKLSVDPHHKPVKQKRRKFAPERNQIINDEVQQLLDTGKIREVKYPDWLANVVVVRKKNGKWRVCIAFTYINKACLKDSFPLPHINAMVDATAGHEMLTFMDAFTGYNQILMHPDDQEKTVFITERETYCYKVMPFGLRNAGATYQRLVNKMFRK